TTGGATACTATAGCCAAAGAAACTGATTTGATATTTGTAGCCCTGCCCCATGGAAGTTCAGTTAAAATCGTTCCTAAATTAGTAGAAATAGGACAAAAAGTCATAGATCTTGGTGCAGACTTTAGGCTTAAAGACAAAGAGGACTATGTTAAATATTATGGTTGGGAGCACCCAACTTCAGGATTGCTTAAAGAAGCAGCATATGGCCTTCCGGAATTAAACCGTGAAGAGATAAAGAAGGCTAAGATTATAGCAGTGCCAGGATGTATGTCGACTTCCGCTATCTTAGGTTTGGCGCCGGCAATTAAAGAAGAAATAATAGAAGAAAATAGAATTGTGGTTGATGTAAAAATAGGGTCATCAGGTGCAGGAGCTAAACCCACTCGAGCATCACACCATCCTGAACGTTTCGGTGGTGTAAGATGTTATAAACCAATTGGTCATAGACACATTGCTGAGATTGAGCAAGAACTAGGAAAATTCACATCTAATCCCATTTCAATTTCATTTTCTCCACATTCTGTCAATATGGTCCGTGGAATATTATCGACAATCCATTCTTTTTCAAAAAAAGAGTTGGAAACACCACACATTTGGAAGACATATAGAGAGATGTATGGAAACGAACCGTTCATCAGACTTGTTAGAGATAAAAAAGGACTGCATAGACTACCAGATCCCAAAAACGTTATGGGTACCAATTTCTGTGATATAGGCTTTGAAATAGATTCACACTCAAATAGACTTGTAATATTTTCTGCAATAGATAATCTCACAAAGGGTGCGGCGAGTCAAGCAATTCAATGCCTCAATATTGCCATTGGTATAGATGAGGAGACTGCGTTAAAAACACCTAGTTTACATCCTGCTTGAGGGAGATCGATGTTAATAGTTGTTAAGATTGGTGGAAGCACTCTAGAGGAAGGCCTGCCTCAGAATTTTGTTTCTGACATAGTAGAACTCGCATCTAACAATGAAATTGTGGTAATTCATGGAGGAGGTAAGACTGTGACAAATATTGCATCTAAACTCGGCAAAGAACAGAGATTTATAGTATCGCCTGAAGGATTCAGAAGCCGATATACAGATAAAGAAACCGTTGAGATTTTTACAATGGTGATGACAGGGAAAATCAATAAAGATATCGTTATAAATCTGCAGAAAAGAGGACTCAATGCAATTGGTTTATCTGGTCTAGATAGTTCTTTAGTTATCGCAAAAAGGAAAGAGAAACTGATAATAGTGGATGAAAGAGGCAGAAAAAGAGCCATAGAAGGAGGATATACTGGAAAAATAACTAAAGTCAATATGGATATCCTTAAGCTACTGCTTCAAGGAGGCTATATTCCGATTGTATCTCCCGTTGCTATGAGCGAAAAATTTGAACCGCTCAATGTTGATGGGGATAGAATGGCCGCATATATTGCAGGGAGTATAAATGCTGATGCGTTGGTTTTGCTAACTGACGTTG
This genomic stretch from Candidatus Bathyarchaeota archaeon harbors:
- a CDS encoding [LysW]-aminoadipate/[LysW]-glutamate kinase, which translates into the protein MLIVVKIGGSTLEEGLPQNFVSDIVELASNNEIVVIHGGGKTVTNIASKLGKEQRFIVSPEGFRSRYTDKETVEIFTMVMTGKINKDIVINLQKRGLNAIGLSGLDSSLVIAKRKEKLIIVDERGRKRAIEGGYTGKITKVNMDILKLLLQGGYIPIVSPVAMSEKFEPLNVDGDRMAAYIAGSINADALVLLTDVEGLNIDGKVVRNLSLIDAKKSLEKIGHGMITKVYAAMEAIDLGAKSVIISSGLIEHPIVLPVKHETGTVIEP
- the argC gene encoding N-acetyl-gamma-glutamyl-phosphate reductase, with amino-acid sequence MKVGIIGGSGYVGGELLRLLIQHPEMEVTTATSRVYAGEYIFRIHPNLRGFTDLKFSPMNLDTIAKETDLIFVALPHGSSVKIVPKLVEIGQKVIDLGADFRLKDKEDYVKYYGWEHPTSGLLKEAAYGLPELNREEIKKAKIIAVPGCMSTSAILGLAPAIKEEIIEENRIVVDVKIGSSGAGAKPTRASHHPERFGGVRCYKPIGHRHIAEIEQELGKFTSNPISISFSPHSVNMVRGILSTIHSFSKKELETPHIWKTYREMYGNEPFIRLVRDKKGLHRLPDPKNVMGTNFCDIGFEIDSHSNRLVIFSAIDNLTKGAASQAIQCLNIAIGIDEETALKTPSLHPA